The DNA region TTCAGTGTGGGACGTGCTGTTTGGCACGGCCCTGTACGGCGAGCCGATCCGGCCGACCGGCGTGGGCGATCCGATGGTGGATGCCGATAACGGGAAGGGCCTCGTAGGGCTGCACTGGAACGCCTTCCGGCGGTTCTGGGGCGCGGTGCGCTGCAAGGCCGGATGGACGCTGGGCGATGTGGCGTTCGATGAGCGGTATCGGCCGGTGTCGGTGAAGGACATCGATCTGCATGCCCTGGAAGCAGGGCGCCCGGGCGAGCATCCGTAGCCGTCCACGAAAAACGCCAGCCTCACGGCTGGCGTTTTTCGTATCGCATCACTGCATCGGATCAGCAGTTGTCGGCACCGCCGAACGGGTCGTCGAGGATGATCGTGTCATCGCGATCGGCGCCCGTGGCGACCAGCGCCAGCTTGCAGCCCGAGAGTTCCTCGACCGCACGCAGGTAGGCGCGAGCGGCGGGCGGCAGCTTGTTCCAGTCGCGGATACCCGCGGTGGACTCTTCCCAGCCCGGGAACTCGAGGTAGACCGGCTTGCACTCGGCCCAGCCGTCGGCGTCCAGCGGAGCGAGTTCGCGACGCTTGCCGCGGTACTCGTACGCAATGCAGACCTTGATGCTTTCCAGGCCGTCGAGCACGTCGAGCTTGGTGATCGCCAGGCCGTCGATGCCGTTGATCTGCACGGCGCGCTTGAGCGCGACCAGATCGATCCAGCCGCAGCGACGCGGACGACCCGTGCTGGCGCCGAACTCGTTGCCCTTCTTGCGCAGCAGCTCGCCCATCTCGTCGTTGAGCTCGGTCGGGAACGGACCGCCGCCGACGCGCGTGGCGTAGGCCTTGCAGATACCGAGCACGTAATCGATGTCACGTGCGCCGACGCCGGTGCCGGCGAGCGCGCCGCCCACCGTCGTGTTCGACGAAGTGACGTACGGATAGGTGCCATGGTCGATGTCGAGCAACGCGCCCTGCGCACCTTCGAACAGGATATTGCCGCCTTCCTTACGCACGTCGTGCAGGATGGTGGCGACGTCGTCGACCATCGGACGCAGGTATTCGCCCCACGTCAGGGCTTCGTCGAGGACGGTCTGATAGTCGACCGGCTCGGCCTTCAGCCACTGGGTCAGCACGAAGTTGTGATACTCGACGGCGGCCTGCACTTTCTCCGGCAGCTCGTGCGGGTACATCAGATCGGCGACGCGGATGGAGCGACGCGCGACCTTGTCCTCGTACGCGGGGCCGATGCCACGACCGGTCGTGCCGATGGCCTTGGCGCCGGAGGCGACTTCGCGCGCCTTATCGACGGCGATGTGGTACGGCATGATCAGCGGGGTCGCCGGCGAGATCTTCAGGCGCGGACGCACGTCGACGCCCTGAGCCTCGAGCTCGGCGACTTCGCTCATCAGCGCGGCCGGCGACAGCACGACGCCGTTACCGATCAGGCAGAGCGCGTCGTCGCGCAGAATGCCCGAGGGGATCAGGTGAAGGACGGTCTTCTTGCCCTTGATCACCAGCGTATGGCCGGCGTTGTGGCCACCCTGGAAACGTGCGACGGCACCGACGCGCTCGGTGAGAAGATCGACGATCTTGCCCTTGCCCTCGTCGCCCCATTGCGCGCCCAGAATAACGACTGACTTACCCATGTTGACGGTTCTCTCTAAGTGACGTTGCCCGGATGGGCGATGTGTATAGGGATCAGCGCTGACGGCCGGGGCCGTCGTTGAGATAGCGCAGGAATTCGGAATCGGGCTTGAGGACGAGCACGCCCTTGCCATCGGCGAACGACTTACGATAAGCCGCCAGGCTGCGATAGAAAGCGAAGAACTCGGGATCCTGGCTGTACGCCTGGGCGTAGATGGCGGCTGCCTGAGCGTCGCCATCACCCTTGACCTTGGTCGCGTCACGCTCCGCATCGGCCACCAGCACCGACTTCTGACGGTCGGCGTCGGCGCGGATCTTCGCCGCGCTTTCCTGGCCGGTATAACGGAGCTCGTTGGCCAGCTGCAGGCGCTCGGCGCGCATACGCTTGTAGACCGAGCCACTGACTTCGTCGGGAAGGTCGATGCGCTTGATGCGTACGTCGACCACCGAAATGCCGAGGTTCTGGCGTGCGGCGGCGTCGGTGTCCTTACGCACCTGGCCGGTGATGTCTTCACGGCCGCCGGC from Luteibacter mycovicinus includes:
- a CDS encoding adenylosuccinate synthase; the protein is MGKSVVILGAQWGDEGKGKIVDLLTERVGAVARFQGGHNAGHTLVIKGKKTVLHLIPSGILRDDALCLIGNGVVLSPAALMSEVAELEAQGVDVRPRLKISPATPLIMPYHIAVDKAREVASGAKAIGTTGRGIGPAYEDKVARRSIRVADLMYPHELPEKVQAAVEYHNFVLTQWLKAEPVDYQTVLDEALTWGEYLRPMVDDVATILHDVRKEGGNILFEGAQGALLDIDHGTYPYVTSSNTTVGGALAGTGVGARDIDYVLGICKAYATRVGGGPFPTELNDEMGELLRKKGNEFGASTGRPRRCGWIDLVALKRAVQINGIDGLAITKLDVLDGLESIKVCIAYEYRGKRRELAPLDADGWAECKPVYLEFPGWEESTAGIRDWNKLPPAARAYLRAVEELSGCKLALVATGADRDDTIILDDPFGGADNC
- the hflC gene encoding protease modulator HflC, which codes for MKIVSGLIVVLIVLLGFNSAFVVREGENALLLQFGRIVRADYQPGLHFKIPVVQQVMRFDNRILGLDAQPERYFTLEKKSVNVDFYVKWRIADNAAYYRATSGDDTQAIQRLTPIVKDALRHEFNSRKLEDLIAGGREDITGQVRKDTDAAARQNLGISVVDVRIKRIDLPDEVSGSVYKRMRAERLQLANELRYTGQESAAKIRADADRQKSVLVADAERDATKVKGDGDAQAAAIYAQAYSQDPEFFAFYRSLAAYRKSFADGKGVLVLKPDSEFLRYLNDGPGRQR